ATTAACCTCACTCTATTTTATATAATAGTTCTGCCACTGACTCTGTTAGAGACCTGAGGTCCACTGTATCATCcaaattatattttctgcattatcCAAAAGATGTGCCTCCCACGGGCTAGTATGTGACATATGAAGTGACGCACAAGTTCTGACCATATTGGTTAAAGGTGAAGGAACGTGTGTGCTCTGGCCGACTGTTTCACTGCCCTTAGTAAAATAGAAACTCTCGCATTACAGTTTGGTATAAATGTGTTACACAAAATGAGCCACAAAATATGAACTAAAGATTGCAATATAAATGTTCCCCATTGGAAATGCAGCCTTATAACACATACAATAAAAAGCATAATAAACTATGACTATTGATGAACATATGAATTTTAGATTTATTGCTTGGTTTTTAAGGGTTTTATGGAAATGTATATTTGTCTGGTAGGtttaataaaatttgtatttttatcattAGTTACTGTATTATATGATGTTGTTACTGAATGTTTTAACTTCAAACTCTATTTCCACTGGGGAAATAATACCCATTGAGGCATACAGCTTTAACTCATCCAAAGCCTCATGTAAATGACCATATAtgtttgttaaatgtattttactaCTTGAAAATGAGGACACATTTAAGAAAACTAAAGAAAATTAGGTGGATTTCTCTCTTTTATATATGAGGTCGATTTTGACACAATAAAATTAccttttaggggaagatttatcaagagtcaaagtgaaattttgaattttgaaattctaatttttgagtttttttgtgaaattcgactagggaatttgatttaagttttttaaaaaaaatagaattacatTGTCTAAATCTATCatatactgaccctttaagaatttaaatttgactatttgccaccttaaacctgctgaattgctgttttagcctatgggggacatcctgggatcaatttggagttgttttctggCTTCCCGACAATTCggagaaaaaactgaaattgaattttaaaactcaaatcaaattcgattccaattatcgggtcgatcctattcacctgagtttgaaaaattcaaatcaatgaatttcgattggtcgaattttggtctaattttgagttcatgggagtatatgggagtttaaaaaaactcccatgtactcgacccttgataaatctgccccttaatgtaatataGACATCAGCattctaaggggtagatttatcaagggttgaatattgaattgaaaaaacttcaaaattcaatttcaaaaagaccaaccgaaattacgtTTAAGTTAACCAAGATTGAGTTGTTGTTTTtctggttgaataggtccatttttgatcgaaatAGAAATAGGTCAGTCAAAGGAAAAGCGCATTCGAAAAACGCatttgaagtccaccaattgactccaaatagattctaagaggtcccccataggctaaaacagcaattcggcaggttttagatggcgaatggtcgaagtcaaatttttaaagagacagtacatgataaatttcgatattgcaattttttaatttttttcaaatttaagtcGACTTTGGattattccatagtcgaagtacacaaaaaatagctcaaaattaaaaaaatttttcatttgaaaattcaccttgaccattgataaatctgcccctaagagaaatTGTGATTTagtctttgttttcattttttttttcagagctgCCCTTGTGTTGCTAGTGATTAATTACTCCAGCAACCAGGAGCCAGTTTGAAAGTCAGAATAGAAGAATAGAAGGAGAGGTTCTTAAGTTACAGTTAAgccattcaaaataaaaataatagaagtGAATCTTCACAATCAATGTGGTTTCTGGTTTCTGGGTCAATGACCCCTTATAACAAGTCAAATGAAGACTAGAATAAGGCAGAATAGCaatgttatttattgaaaaaaagcatacaagatacatgaataaaaataaaataaataaaaggttgcaAAGTGAATGTAAAGGAGAACATCGtcttaatgtatatataaatgaattactCCACTTAACTATAGTCCTATTTTATTAAGATACATTTTATGAGTGGCATTGATGCACgggagtttttattattattctaattattattacCATTAATAACAATCGCTGGTATATAACTCACAACCACGTCGCCTCTTGTTTCCTGTGAAACTGCCTTGTCTCTATTACACCTCGTCTCTACTTAAACGCAAGACTCGCCAGATTAATTTGCTCATAAAGTCTCTCCACGTTTCTGATTATTTTCTTTGGTTTGTTTTGATCCCACAGAACActgttttcagttttttgttttcAGCAGCACCGACTGGAAATCAAGGGCAGCAGGAGACTGATCTTGTGgaattattttacttattttcaaCTCCTTTGTAACTGGAATAACTGACTCACCATCAATATAATGACATTTAGTAACTGGGATCTCCTCTTTATCTTATGGCCATCATTCCTAATAACCTGTGGTGAGTAAAGTATCTTCAGCAGTCCCATTTGCTACTTCtttacaagtgtgtgtgtgtgtgtgttaattagTATTTAGCAGTAGAGGATTGAACTGTGACAAACTGGTTCAGTACTAAGGGCGGATATAACCAGCTATAGCCTATTGtatttcagcttaaacctccaggcatgctcagtttactcctttccctctccctcctcccctccctgctataatctgaggccagagctatgagtgagcagggatagactcaggcaggaagtgatgtcacaccaagctaatatggcagctgctatcctgttctgtaacaaacagagagagcttctatagctgtttactcaggtatggtaaagcattctacagactaaatatatcattctagcttgcactattgtggcaaatctattggcaataaactgcctctatagctttccttctcctttaaaaattattctaaaatatGTACTTTTTAAATGAGAGTATTATTTTTCCAAACGTCCATCTTGTTGCTAAAGTCTCACTTACCCTAGAAAGTaacaattctaataaaaaaaaaactaaaaaaatgtgtggaaaaaattaggaaaactcaaattgttcaaGTTGACGCCCAAAACGctcacattttttgtgatatCGGGCAAAAACTGAggagaccatgatatcttcaaattggaaatgGGACCTGTGACATGGAAATTTTGTATTTTCGGAGTCAGTGGTATAATAAATTCGGGGgtttcagggtataataaatgagTTTtatagtgacattttttttttcaaatttttctagatttccctaatcaaactttaataaataacccctttaatgccacACTGCACACAAAAGCACAATCCAAAGTACTCAATTAAAAAGCACTTGCATCTGTGGTCTGGGTGAGTTTGGCACAGAATTGAACCCGCAGAGAATGTGAATTTCATTTGGAAATGTATGATTTTATGTATTCACAATGCACAGGAGGCAGAGGAAGAAAATGCCTAGTGGGATCTGCAATATTGGAACACAGATAGGTGAAAAACTAAATGAGGGATGGTCCAAGCTATTTTGAGTAGGCCCTTTTTATCTCTTGTAATGGTTATCGAGAGTTTTGTATGTTTTCGTGTATCTTCATTTGTTGCACAAAGCTGAAGAGtgatgagtgtgagtgtgagtgctgaTGATTCCCTACTTGTATGTGTTACAGCAGGAGGAGACATCCCTCTCCAGGTGACTGGCCGTGTAGGGGAGACTGTCACACTGACACCCCATCTGAATCTCACACATCCCATTGATAGAGTCATATGGATATGTCGTGTCAACGGGAAGAAAATACTCCTGGCTGAATTCAGAGagcagaagtttatcagagtgaaTGAGAATTATTTCCTCAACCGCCTGGAAGGATCTAACAGTGGGACCTCATTACAGATCAGAGAGCTGAGAATGGAGGATAGTGGAGTCTTCACTGCACGATTTCTTGTTAATGAAGAAGAGACAGAGATTTCATTTAATCTGACAGTGTTGGGtaagtgagtgtatgtgtgttccctaaatcaaattttaaaagcgtttttttgggaaaaacatcgaattgaatttgatacaacacactattcctttgattcttacgattcgaattcaaccaaatacggacctatttgatcaaaaacggacatgtttggcaaaaaaaaaaaacttcgacttaaattcagttggtctttttgaattagaatttcgtaGTTTTTTCATGCCCCTTAATCATATACACACAAATTGTTGTACAGCAATCAAACCTACCATGGATCTAATACTTCCCACTCGTATATATAGGTGGAAAAATTATAAACCTACCAACATATAGCCCAACATATAGCAAAGCACGGCAACAGCACATGGATGTATGAACACAACTGTGTGTTAAATATCAACATTCCATGATAGACTCTACACACTTGCATACTTTATTCACATGAAAAAATgatcaaatcaataaaaaatgtaatcatattaTTCTTATAAATTAACTGCAACATGTCTTTGACTATTCAGTGAACAAATAAAACTGATACAAAAAGCAAATAGAAACAGTTCATATAATTGACTAACACAAGCAATTCCTTTAGTTACTAAGTCTATGAGCAAAGGAAATAGTTCATgctgacaggcccggatttgtggcgaggccacataggcccgggcttagggcagCACTTTTTTacagggcggcatgccgcccagtcgcTCTATGAGGAGCTTGCACGCCACCGCTCTTGTGCCTGTGTGAGGTAGTGCGGGCAGGCGCTATGACTGCGCAGaccacgcggcctaggggcgcctaccCAGAAAATCCGACGCTGCATGCTGATAATTGGTCAATAGACAGAAGTATTCTAAGACACTTTGCAGTTCACATTTTGCTGTGCTACGCTTTattttatctggttgctaagagcccataccctagcagccaggcagttGTTTTAATGAAAGATTGGAAAATGAACAGGAGTGGTCTATATAGATAGATcagtaatattatataataatattagtaatattagtacaggtataggatctgttatccgtaaaaccaAAAAGCTCTGacttacgggaaggccatctaccatagactccattttatagaaataatccaagtttaagaaaatgttttcctttttctgtgtaataataaaacagtacgttgtacttgatcccaactaagatataattaatagtgatgggtgaatctatcccatttcacttcgctaaaaaatttgcgaaactcagaaaaaatttgcgaaacagcagaaaaatgcattgaagtcaataggcgtcaaaataattttgaaaatccatgcctggcgaataaatttgcccatctctaataattaatccttattggaggaaaaaccagcttattatgtttacttgattttctagtagacttaagggatgaagagccaaaatacagaaatatctattaaccggaaaaccccaggtctcaagcattctggataacaggtcccataccagccTCATCATGAAACTGGTTTCTGATTACAAGGGCTTATGAGGGTCAGTATTTTACATTTCAGCTTACAAAGAGCTAGAGGAGAGGTAAATAAAAccgtgaaaaaaattgcaaattgtctcagaataccattgTGTAAATCAGAGGAAGAAAAGCTGGGCCTCCACCTTAGAATAAAACCTTAAATCAGTGAGCGTCCAACTTAAGACCCTGGAGTTACTGGTCATCGACAATTACAATGATTCTCTGTCTACTTGAGGCTATTTATGGCTGATGACATGCTGGTAatcatatatacaacatatattacACAATCTAacaatatatactttatactaGATAAtatatagttagtgatgggcgaatttattcgccaggcacagattcgctgcaaatttacacgattcgccgccagcgaataaatccgtGAAAATTTCACCAGCGTcggaaaaaaatgcagttttgcgaatttttcgccgttttgcgaatttcgctggaaattcgcaaattttccggcaaaccgaaacggcacaaattcgcccatcactatatatagtagggatgcaccgaatccacttttttggattcggccgaacccccgaatccttcgtgaaagattcggccgaataccgaaccgaatccgaaccctaatttgcatatgcaaattaggggtggtaaggggaaaacattttttacttccttgttttctgacaaaaagtcatgcaatttcccccccgcccctaatttgcatatgcaaattaggattcggattcggttcggctgggcagaaggattcggccgaatccgaatcctgctgaaaaaggccgaatcctggccgaatcccgaaccgaatcctggattcggtgcatccctaatatatagtgTGTAAATACTACAGAATATTACagtataataatgaataatttgtACAGTACTTGCACTAAGGACAAATCCCaaataaaggaattgtttagtgtaaaattaaaaactgggtaaataaataggctgtgcaaaataaaaaatgtttctaatatagttagttaggcaaaaatgtaatgtataaaggctggagtgactggatatctgatataatagccagaacactacttcctgctttgcagctctcttgctttccactgattggttaccaggcagtaactaatcagtgacttgaaagagggggcacatgggtcctaacagttttcttttgaatctgagctgaatgttgagggtcaattgcaaacttactgaacagttatgtcccatgtggccccccttcgctgactaactcagagttagagagctgaaaaacaggaagtagtgttctggctattatgttacacatccagttactccagcctttatacattatatttttggctaactaactatattagaaacattttttcacagcctatctatttacccagtttttattttcacaatgaactgttcctttaagggacaaATTATTTCTCTGCCTCACTTGAAAACTGACCCATAAAATGTGAATgagttttaggggcacatttactaagggttgaatatcgagggttaattaaccctcgatattcgatgattgaagtaaaatcctttgacttcgaatatcgaagtcgaaggatttaccgcaaatactttgattgaacgagcaaaggattttaatccatcgatcgaaggcttttccttccatcaaaaaaagcttagaaagcttatggggaaggtccccataggctaacattgtagctcagtaggtttaaagtgccgaagtaggtagtcaaagttttttttaaagagacagtacttcgactatcgaatggacgaatagtcgaacaatttttagttcaaatcgttcgagtcgaaggtcgaagtagcctattcgatggtcgatgtacccaaaaaaaacctttgaaattctacgttttttttcgttcaaatcgttcactcaagcttagttaatgtgccccttagtgttgatcATTGTTTCCTTGAGAGAATCTACACACTGACAGACTTCAGctacatttttcaaaacaaatagaaaaaagattAGATTAGACAgataattatttaaaggggatataaaaccCCCAATACAATTTTCCCAAGTGAaagacataattctaagcaacagtgTTACATTCATTAACACATTTCATTGGTTTTGATATAAATGTGCTACATGTAACTGCAgttaaaataactattttttctctgtttctttcttcactgctggttctgtctctcgAAACTgcgtaaaggaacagttcagtgtaaaaataaaaactgggtaaacagacaaaaatgtttctattatagttagcaaaaaatgtaatgtataaaggctcgagtgactggatgtctaatataatagccagattAGAAGATTACCTGAGCATTTTTATAAGGGTTTATAAGGGTTTCAATGATTTCCTTTAAGTTTAAACCTTAATTTTCTTCATTTTGGTGTTTCAGACACACAGCTCAATAAATCAGGGGCAGActatctaaactgttacaagatacaattatagatcagcgccacaggctatggaaagaaacaaataacagaacctagtgcaatattgttaatattcagtgcagtcaccaaagtattacaacactaatctgtgtgtgtcttgaaccatagaaagtctatgcacagatttttcgtgtgtgtttaaaagtgctaaaaatttttctacaaggtgctatctccaaattaaaattataattaagacAAACAAGGTGCttttagtgcttgcttcaaagggtaaaatgaattaaaataaggtgcaatggtgttttcttcaatcagtaaaactCAGCATGTGACTTCtcactctctggtgggattggcaatttacaagattcctgatttcaaaacagaaTAACAAAATCAGCTCCAGGGTATTTGTTTCTCtgtaaagattttaaaaagcagggacagcgcccatagtgtaatttgcctttattttttaaaaggtttaaaaACTTTTTGCACTTACATAAGTCACACTTCTGAGCGTATATCAAACAATCCAGTCTTATGGTGCAAATCATGgaggtgaacctttgcaatacaaagagatgggttTTGCTGGCGTCTCCCTCTCCTG
The sequence above is a segment of the Xenopus laevis strain J_2021 chromosome 8L, Xenopus_laevis_v10.1, whole genome shotgun sequence genome. Coding sequences within it:
- the LOC121397338 gene encoding CD48 antigen-like; protein product: MSVSVSADDSLLVCVTAGGDIPLQVTGRVGETVTLTPHLNLTHPIDRVIWICRVNGKKILLAEFREQKFIRVNENYFLNRLEGSNSGTSLQIRELRMEDSGVFTARFLVNEEETEISFNLTVLEPLPIPTPVIEKILDVNSTDLCHLHCSVPSNSTSVSYSWIYRDKDTDILYANGSTISVSLKDKILGTQFICLVQNPAHTNNVSVPLYLCDETQTETQIKVFSQLQN